A genome region from Maridesulfovibrio salexigens DSM 2638 includes the following:
- the xerD gene encoding site-specific tyrosine recombinase XerD, with protein sequence MTENENNTSCKHQWIDRYLEYLLIERGLSENSLSGYLSDLESFQSFLEDRSAKIEDATSQTLLLYLTYLRSKALKSTSLARHLSSLRGFFAFCTSRGFIKEDPATLLENPKLPRKIPEFLSPEEIGRMLALPKLTEKLGFRDRTMLELLYAAGMRVSELINLNIEDFDPQTGVLIIFGKGSKERLVPIHYVAQNFLNQYIKDWRPAFNPKVKNIFLNRSGKGLTRQGVWKLIKKFALEAGIKRSISPHTFRHSFATHLLDGGADLRTVQLLLGHSDINATEIYTHIQAGRLVQLHKRFHPRSVM encoded by the coding sequence ATGACCGAGAATGAAAACAATACATCCTGTAAACACCAATGGATCGACCGTTATCTGGAGTACCTTCTAATTGAGCGTGGTCTCTCGGAAAACAGCCTTAGTGGATATCTGAGTGATCTGGAGTCTTTTCAGTCTTTTCTGGAAGATAGGTCCGCGAAAATAGAAGACGCCACAAGTCAGACATTGCTGCTCTACCTTACATATCTAAGGTCAAAAGCATTGAAATCAACCTCGCTGGCGAGGCATCTTTCGTCTTTGCGGGGATTTTTCGCGTTTTGCACGTCACGGGGATTCATTAAAGAAGACCCTGCAACTCTGCTGGAAAACCCGAAGCTCCCCAGAAAAATTCCTGAGTTCCTATCACCGGAGGAAATCGGCCGCATGCTCGCCCTGCCCAAGCTGACCGAGAAACTTGGGTTTCGCGATCGGACTATGCTTGAGCTGCTTTATGCAGCCGGAATGAGAGTCTCCGAATTGATCAATCTTAACATTGAAGACTTTGATCCTCAAACCGGAGTTCTCATTATTTTCGGCAAAGGTTCCAAGGAACGGCTGGTGCCGATTCATTATGTGGCGCAAAATTTCTTAAACCAATACATTAAGGATTGGCGTCCTGCTTTTAATCCCAAGGTTAAGAACATCTTCTTAAACAGATCAGGAAAAGGACTTACCAGACAGGGTGTCTGGAAACTGATCAAGAAGTTCGCACTGGAAGCAGGTATAAAACGTTCAATATCTCCGCACACTTTTAGGCATTCGTTTGCCACCCACTTGCTGGATGGCGGTGCGGATCTGCGTACAGTCCAGTTGCTTCTTGGTCATTCAGACATTAATGCTACCGAAATATACACACATATTCAAGCCGGAAGATTGGTCCAGCTTCATAAACGCTTTCACCCACGTTCTGTAATGTGA
- a CDS encoding CBS domain-containing protein, which translates to MSKNENLIKAETIITGHVNADFDCLAAIVAAGKLYPEATLVFPGSQEKNLRNFYMESATYFFNFKHLKEIDKSSVKLLVVVDTSRRKRIIHVDPILKNPGLKIHIYDHHMKSECDLDPELIIKKPWGSSVAILSHEIREKGIEINQEEATIMGLGLYEDTGSFTFNSTTEHDFEAGKWLLKNGMELDVITDLLNRDLSAQQITLLGRLLEGATTHTINDLDVVISEISTSEYVVDFSVLVHKFMDVENIKVLFALGRMNDRIHLVARSRTPDIDVGAICTNFGGGGHVYAASATIKDRTLAEVRDELFALLYSKVSPRLNVESIMSKPPVAIPRDMTISKAVERMTQYSLKGVPVVDSMENMRVVGLLEQKTADKALSHNLGDVDVEIYMQHPFSSIKTDSGMHRVMEIILGQKQRLVPVVENDRVEAVVTRTDLINMLVQDPARIPESLFPDKKQERNIRNIMRNRLPNKILDILETAGEMAAEIGTEAYVVGGFVRDVLLTKSNLDLDLVVESDGIAFAKKLAKRMDGRAKYHRKFKTAVVILPDGQRVDVATARLEYYEYPAALPTVELSSIKMDLYRRDFTINALAVHINPSSFGKLVDFFGSQRDLKDKTIRVLHALSFVEDPTRIMRAIRFEQRFDFKIGGQTLNLIKNALKLNLINKLSGYRLTHEMRIILNEANVLRSIERMNELGVLEAIHPLMELNSARSQVIAELERLMSWYSLLYLEPPLSVWKTYFLAMCMGVSKAKMEQIYDRFSFSPSERREFIHLRDAVFWAAGNIMNIKQEMKPSEIYETLSPVPLEGVLFIMARTKREMIKKYVSQYLTSLRLKTIDVTGEDLKDLGLEPGPLYSEFLNQVKLACLDGKLKGRDEQIQFLKDKIKKSEKTKGA; encoded by the coding sequence ATGTCAAAAAATGAAAACCTTATAAAAGCGGAAACAATAATTACCGGCCATGTAAATGCGGATTTCGATTGTTTAGCCGCTATTGTTGCTGCCGGAAAGCTTTACCCGGAAGCTACTCTTGTTTTTCCCGGAAGTCAGGAAAAAAACTTGCGTAATTTCTACATGGAAAGCGCAACATACTTCTTCAATTTCAAACACTTGAAGGAAATTGACAAAAGTTCAGTCAAGCTTTTGGTTGTGGTCGATACCTCACGACGTAAAAGAATCATTCATGTTGACCCGATTCTCAAGAATCCGGGATTGAAAATTCACATTTACGACCATCATATGAAGTCTGAATGCGACCTTGATCCGGAATTAATAATCAAAAAGCCATGGGGATCAAGCGTTGCAATTCTTTCTCATGAAATTCGTGAGAAAGGAATCGAAATCAATCAAGAAGAAGCCACCATCATGGGGCTTGGACTTTATGAGGACACTGGTTCGTTTACTTTCAATTCCACCACTGAGCATGATTTCGAGGCCGGAAAGTGGTTGCTCAAAAACGGAATGGAGTTGGATGTAATCACCGATCTGCTCAACCGCGATCTTTCTGCGCAGCAGATTACTCTGCTTGGCCGATTGCTTGAAGGCGCGACTACCCACACTATTAATGATCTTGATGTGGTCATTTCAGAGATCAGCACTTCCGAATACGTTGTCGATTTCTCAGTGTTGGTCCACAAATTTATGGACGTTGAGAATATCAAAGTTCTCTTCGCCTTGGGTCGTATGAATGATCGCATCCATCTGGTTGCCCGTTCACGAACCCCGGATATTGATGTTGGAGCCATCTGCACCAATTTTGGAGGTGGAGGCCATGTCTACGCGGCATCGGCAACCATCAAGGATCGCACATTGGCTGAAGTGCGCGATGAACTTTTCGCTCTGCTCTACTCCAAGGTATCCCCTCGCTTGAACGTTGAGTCCATTATGTCCAAGCCTCCGGTTGCAATCCCCAGGGATATGACAATCTCTAAGGCCGTAGAGCGAATGACTCAATACAGCCTCAAGGGTGTGCCGGTGGTGGACAGCATGGAAAACATGCGCGTTGTCGGTCTTCTGGAACAAAAGACCGCGGATAAGGCATTGTCCCACAATCTTGGTGATGTGGATGTTGAAATTTATATGCAGCACCCCTTTTCATCCATCAAGACTGATTCCGGCATGCATAGGGTTATGGAAATTATTCTTGGTCAGAAGCAACGGCTGGTTCCGGTGGTAGAGAATGACCGTGTGGAAGCGGTTGTAACCCGAACTGACCTGATTAACATGCTGGTTCAAGATCCGGCACGTATCCCTGAATCCCTGTTTCCAGACAAAAAACAGGAGCGCAATATCCGCAATATCATGCGCAACCGTCTGCCCAATAAGATTCTCGACATCCTTGAGACTGCCGGGGAAATGGCTGCTGAAATTGGTACCGAAGCATATGTTGTCGGCGGATTTGTGCGTGATGTGCTTCTGACTAAAAGCAATCTTGATCTTGATCTGGTTGTTGAGAGTGACGGAATCGCCTTTGCCAAGAAACTGGCCAAGAGAATGGACGGCCGCGCTAAATATCACCGAAAATTCAAGACCGCAGTGGTTATCCTGCCAGACGGTCAGCGGGTGGATGTAGCGACCGCACGCCTTGAGTATTATGAATATCCGGCTGCTTTACCCACGGTGGAGCTTTCATCAATAAAAATGGACCTGTACCGCCGAGATTTCACCATTAATGCTCTTGCGGTCCACATCAATCCATCAAGTTTTGGCAAGCTGGTCGACTTTTTCGGTTCCCAGCGAGACCTGAAGGATAAGACTATTCGGGTGCTGCATGCTCTGAGTTTTGTTGAAGACCCCACCCGCATCATGCGTGCCATCAGATTTGAGCAGCGTTTTGATTTTAAAATAGGCGGCCAGACTCTTAACCTCATTAAAAATGCTCTCAAACTGAATTTGATTAATAAGCTTTCCGGTTATCGCCTGACCCACGAAATGCGCATTATATTAAATGAAGCAAATGTTCTGCGCAGTATTGAACGCATGAATGAGCTGGGTGTACTTGAGGCTATACATCCTTTAATGGAACTTAATTCCGCGCGTTCGCAAGTAATAGCTGAACTTGAAAGGCTTATGAGCTGGTACAGCCTGCTCTATCTTGAACCGCCCCTATCTGTTTGGAAAACATATTTCTTAGCCATGTGCATGGGAGTATCCAAGGCAAAAATGGAGCAGATTTATGATCGTTTCAGCTTTTCACCCAGCGAGCGCCGTGAATTTATTCATCTCCGTGATGCTGTTTTCTGGGCAGCCGGAAACATCATGAATATCAAGCAGGAAATGAAGCCGAGTGAAATATATGAAACGCTCAGTCCGGTTCCTCTTGAAGGGGTTCTTTTCATCATGGCCCGTACCAAACGGGAGATGATCAAAAAATATGTATCGCAGTATTTGACCAGCTTAAGACTAAAAACAATAGATGTAACTGGTGAGGATTTAAAAGATCTAGGACTTGAACCAGGTCCTTTGTATTCCGAATTTCTTAATCAGGTTAAGTTAGCCTGCCTTGATGGAAAGCTTAAAGGACGGGATGAACAGATTCAATTCTTAAAGGATAAGATTAAGAAATCAGAAAAGACTAAGGGAGCATAA
- a CDS encoding HIT family protein, whose amino-acid sequence MDVLWAPWRMDYILGPKPDECVFCIPEHTDEDEERLILHRAEHCFVIMNKFPYNNCHLMVTPYRHVSKLTDLEEAEASEIMKYITISCDILEKACNPQGINVGLNIGEAAGAGIAAHLHFQLVPRWNGDASFMAVFGETNVIPDHLSSTYKRLKPLFDSCCR is encoded by the coding sequence ATGGACGTATTATGGGCACCGTGGCGAATGGACTATATCCTTGGTCCAAAGCCGGACGAATGTGTTTTCTGCATTCCGGAACACACTGACGAAGATGAGGAAAGATTGATTCTGCACAGAGCTGAGCACTGCTTTGTGATCATGAACAAATTTCCTTATAACAATTGTCACCTGATGGTTACGCCTTACCGTCATGTCAGTAAACTCACTGATCTTGAAGAAGCGGAAGCTTCCGAGATCATGAAATATATAACCATAAGCTGCGATATTCTCGAAAAGGCATGCAACCCTCAGGGGATAAATGTCGGCCTGAATATAGGGGAAGCAGCCGGAGCTGGGATCGCCGCCCATCTCCATTTTCAATTGGTGCCCCGTTGGAACGGGGACGCATCGTTTATGGCAGTGTTCGGAGAAACCAATGTTATTCCCGACCACTTGTCTTCAACTTATAAAAGGCTCAAGCCGTTATTTGACAGCTGCTGTCGTTAA
- a CDS encoding LapA family protein, which produces MRYLKVLALVVLFFLSMVFFIQNTPELSKEVTLSIELFNYKFMSQPLPYYLLILIAFAAGSVLCLLYFMADKIRLSGQLRTCRTRMANLEQEVNSLRNLPLDEGNYPSAEASEEKPAE; this is translated from the coding sequence ATGCGTTACTTGAAGGTTTTGGCTCTGGTAGTTCTCTTTTTCCTTTCCATGGTATTTTTCATTCAGAATACCCCCGAACTTTCTAAGGAAGTAACTCTGTCCATCGAACTGTTCAACTACAAGTTCATGAGCCAGCCTCTTCCGTACTACCTGTTGATCCTGATTGCTTTTGCTGCAGGTTCCGTTCTTTGCCTGCTCTACTTCATGGCTGATAAGATTCGTCTTTCCGGACAGCTTCGCACCTGTCGCACCAGAATGGCTAACCTTGAGCAGGAAGTTAACTCTCTCCGCAACCTCCCCCTCGATGAGGGGAACTATCCCTCCGCTGAAGCTAGCGAAGAGAAGCCTGCTGAATAA
- a CDS encoding tetratricopeptide repeat protein produces the protein MSGAGKGKSGLADTRAAIDELSKVVKDTPEAVEIYLALGNLYRSQGEIERAAQIRNSLIVRPGLDPAIKARALYELGRDFSRGGFMDRAINAFEKAREIAGDSPEILTELAELAAGGREFEKAAEFYSMLHQPVQEAHYLARLAEDYTSEGEDALARRTLKKALKISSSSVESWLLVLTRLKQEGSLDKFKKKFNSALAQVPKHLQFVLIEGLLADSLVFGDTPINNKDQDNDRNYLFYEVMVEEISKSDPDVIMHYYGARLLQLCGKQDEAGVWLEKTLMLNPNFWLARLELFNIAQDQQELTSSFKSQLDFFVNIARKVQRFTCSSCGLKRDRIFFNCPRCRSWHSISFRKELNQ, from the coding sequence TTGTCTGGAGCCGGAAAAGGTAAGTCCGGGCTTGCCGACACCCGTGCAGCCATTGATGAACTCAGCAAGGTTGTAAAGGATACTCCGGAAGCTGTTGAAATCTACCTTGCCCTCGGTAACCTCTACCGTTCTCAGGGCGAGATTGAACGTGCCGCCCAAATCAGGAACAGCCTGATTGTACGTCCCGGTCTGGATCCTGCCATCAAAGCACGCGCCCTCTACGAGCTGGGGCGTGATTTCAGTCGAGGCGGTTTTATGGACCGTGCGATTAATGCTTTTGAAAAAGCCCGTGAAATTGCAGGCGATTCCCCTGAAATTCTGACCGAGCTTGCTGAACTGGCCGCAGGAGGCAGGGAATTCGAAAAAGCAGCAGAATTCTATTCCATGCTGCACCAACCTGTACAGGAAGCGCATTACCTTGCTCGATTGGCTGAAGATTATACATCTGAAGGCGAAGATGCCCTTGCCCGGCGCACCCTGAAAAAAGCTCTCAAAATTTCCTCAAGTTCAGTTGAGTCATGGCTTCTGGTACTTACCAGATTAAAACAGGAAGGCTCACTGGATAAATTTAAAAAGAAATTCAATTCTGCACTCGCGCAGGTTCCCAAGCACTTGCAATTTGTCCTCATCGAAGGTCTACTCGCTGATTCACTTGTTTTCGGGGATACCCCCATTAACAATAAAGATCAGGACAATGACCGCAACTATCTATTTTATGAAGTGATGGTTGAAGAAATTTCCAAATCTGACCCGGATGTAATCATGCACTACTATGGGGCCAGACTCCTGCAGCTTTGCGGAAAACAGGATGAAGCCGGGGTATGGCTTGAAAAGACCCTTATGCTTAACCCAAATTTTTGGCTGGCACGGCTTGAGCTGTTTAATATTGCTCAGGATCAGCAGGAGCTGACATCATCTTTTAAAAGCCAACTGGATTTTTTTGTAAATATTGCGCGAAAAGTGCAAAGATTCACCTGCTCCAGTTGCGGCCTTAAACGGGATAGAATATTTTTCAATTGCCCAAGATGCCGCAGTTGGCATTCAATTTCGTTCCGTAAAGAACTGAACCAGTAA
- the mutS gene encoding DNA mismatch repair protein MutS — protein sequence MSKKKLTPMFEQYMQIKAEHPDSLLFFRMGDFYELFFEDAEIAARELQIALTCRNPNSEDKVPMCGVPHHASRAYLSQLIEKGYTVALCDQLEDPKQTKGLVKRGVTRVYTPGTVVEDDTLSAKDSNYLAALLWDDAKSVGGLAWMDFSTGQWSGIQSKSENDLWQWAMKINPRELILPQGKTIPGQYGDIDARIAPAPSAGYFSYKSAKDNILEAQNVADLDSLDLEDKPQLTQACGALISYLRQTQLQDFDHLGEFKPLNLTKFMILDEVTERNLELFKRLDGKKGKGTLLNVLDKTITPMGGRLLAVRLKQPWRELSPIEHNQRAVTFFHDDDSLRAKVRELLDTVYDLERLSTRVVLGRATPKDFISLRQSLKTLPPIHFLLHEAVSGADEENQVTPALKTIVNKWDSMTDVAELLEHALVDSPPPVITEGGLFKTGFNEELDELIQLTEHGESTLAELLEKEKNANDLPKLKLGFNKVFGYYFEISKAFKGQIPEYFERRQTLVNSERYITPDLKEMEEKIISASDKRKTLEYNLFQKIRENVAGNRSRFVFMADAIAAIDFWQGLAEAARANRWSCPEIHPGMEVVIEEGRHPVVEAVQGAANYIPNSLTIDEKRRILLITGPNMAGKSTVLRQVALMGIMAQIGSYIPATSGRIGLMDRVFSRVGASDNLAQGQSTFMVEMMETARILRQASKRSLVILDEIGRGTSTFDGLALAWAVVEELSKRARGGIRTLFATHYHELTSLEGVIDGLRNFNIAVREWKGDILFLRRLVPGPADKSYGIEVAKLAGVPKPVVVRAREILANLEEKSQDMDGQPARQAPSVQSILPGMICTGNEKNEAPPEDHALIKELRNLDVNGLSPIEALTLLNQWKKSLGEN from the coding sequence GTGAGCAAAAAGAAACTCACTCCCATGTTCGAGCAGTACATGCAGATCAAGGCTGAACACCCTGATTCTCTGTTGTTTTTTCGTATGGGAGACTTTTACGAACTTTTCTTCGAGGACGCTGAAATAGCAGCCCGCGAACTGCAGATCGCTTTGACCTGCCGTAACCCTAATTCAGAAGACAAAGTACCCATGTGCGGAGTTCCGCACCATGCTTCTCGGGCTTATCTTTCACAGCTGATTGAAAAGGGTTATACCGTTGCGCTTTGTGACCAGCTTGAAGACCCCAAGCAAACCAAAGGATTGGTAAAGCGCGGAGTTACAAGAGTTTACACTCCCGGAACCGTGGTCGAAGACGATACTCTCTCTGCCAAGGATAGTAACTATCTTGCCGCATTGCTCTGGGATGATGCCAAGTCCGTAGGCGGTCTGGCCTGGATGGACTTTTCCACCGGCCAGTGGAGCGGTATCCAGAGCAAAAGTGAGAATGATCTCTGGCAATGGGCAATGAAGATCAATCCCCGTGAATTGATTCTTCCGCAGGGCAAAACAATTCCCGGCCAGTACGGTGATATCGATGCCCGCATCGCCCCTGCTCCCTCTGCCGGATACTTCAGCTATAAATCTGCCAAAGACAATATACTTGAAGCCCAGAATGTCGCCGACCTTGATTCACTGGACCTTGAAGACAAGCCCCAGCTGACTCAGGCATGCGGAGCACTTATTTCTTACCTGCGCCAGACCCAGTTGCAGGATTTTGATCACCTCGGTGAATTCAAGCCTTTGAATCTGACCAAATTCATGATCCTGGACGAGGTCACTGAACGGAACCTTGAGCTGTTCAAAAGATTAGATGGTAAGAAGGGTAAAGGCACCCTGCTTAATGTTCTGGATAAGACCATTACACCAATGGGCGGACGCCTTCTTGCTGTACGCTTGAAACAGCCTTGGCGGGAACTATCCCCTATTGAGCATAATCAGCGTGCAGTTACGTTTTTCCACGATGATGATTCTTTGCGAGCCAAGGTTCGTGAGCTGCTTGATACAGTGTACGACCTTGAACGGCTTTCCACCCGTGTGGTGCTTGGTCGCGCAACTCCCAAAGATTTTATCAGTCTGCGCCAGAGTTTGAAAACTCTGCCTCCTATTCACTTTCTTTTGCATGAAGCCGTATCCGGGGCTGATGAAGAGAATCAGGTTACTCCGGCTCTGAAGACCATTGTTAATAAATGGGATTCCATGACCGATGTAGCCGAGCTTCTGGAGCATGCCCTTGTTGACTCCCCTCCCCCGGTCATCACTGAAGGCGGGCTTTTCAAAACAGGATTCAACGAGGAACTGGACGAACTTATCCAGCTGACCGAGCATGGAGAGTCCACCCTTGCCGAACTGCTGGAAAAAGAAAAGAATGCCAACGACCTGCCCAAACTCAAGTTGGGATTCAATAAGGTTTTCGGTTACTACTTTGAAATTTCAAAAGCCTTCAAGGGTCAGATTCCTGAATATTTTGAACGGCGTCAGACTCTCGTAAACAGCGAGCGCTACATCACCCCGGACTTGAAGGAGATGGAAGAAAAAATAATTTCAGCTTCTGATAAACGTAAGACGCTGGAATATAATTTATTTCAGAAGATACGCGAAAATGTTGCCGGAAACCGTAGCCGCTTTGTTTTCATGGCTGATGCTATTGCCGCCATCGACTTCTGGCAGGGGCTTGCTGAAGCAGCACGGGCCAACCGCTGGTCCTGCCCGGAAATCCATCCCGGTATGGAAGTGGTCATTGAAGAAGGCCGCCATCCAGTTGTTGAAGCCGTTCAAGGCGCTGCAAACTACATCCCCAACAGCCTGACCATTGATGAAAAGCGGCGTATCCTGCTTATTACCGGACCGAATATGGCCGGTAAATCGACCGTACTCAGGCAGGTCGCTCTTATGGGAATCATGGCTCAGATCGGTTCCTACATCCCTGCAACCAGTGGACGTATCGGACTGATGGATCGAGTCTTTTCGCGTGTTGGCGCATCGGATAACCTCGCACAGGGACAGTCTACTTTCATGGTTGAAATGATGGAGACAGCCCGCATTTTGCGTCAGGCATCCAAACGCAGTCTGGTAATCCTCGACGAAATCGGACGCGGCACATCAACTTTTGACGGCCTTGCGCTGGCATGGGCTGTGGTGGAAGAGCTTTCCAAGCGGGCAAGGGGCGGTATCCGTACCCTTTTTGCTACCCACTACCATGAGCTGACATCTCTCGAAGGAGTGATTGACGGCTTGCGCAATTTCAATATTGCGGTGCGCGAGTGGAAAGGTGATATTCTGTTTCTGCGCAGACTGGTTCCCGGTCCGGCAGATAAGAGCTATGGTATCGAGGTGGCCAAGCTTGCCGGAGTACCCAAACCTGTAGTAGTCAGGGCGAGGGAAATCCTTGCGAATCTTGAAGAAAAATCGCAGGATATGGATGGTCAACCTGCACGTCAGGCTCCGTCCGTGCAGTCAATCCTACCGGGAATGATCTGCACCGGTAATGAGAAGAATGAAGCTCCGCCTGAAGATCATGCACTTATCAAAGAATTGCGCAATCTTGATGTAAACGGACTTTCACCCATAGAAGCCCTTACCCTTCTGAATCAGTGGAAAAAATCACTGGGAGAAAATTAA
- the lysA gene encoding diaminopimelate decarboxylase encodes MHHFEIKNNELHAENISITELAKEYGTPLYIYSAATLRRHFEAFDSAFTGLDHMTCYSVKANSNLSVLKLLAEMGAGMDIVSGGELFRALKAGVPASKIVFSGVGKKAYEIAEALKADILMFNVESVGEMHRINEVAESMNKTARISFRINPDVDPKTHPYISTGMKKNKFGLDMETAKEAYKTAKELSNVSPIGMDCHIGSQLTTIEPFLEALDKLLAFRDELGAMGIEIEHLDLGGGLGITYDEEEPPHPKEFGEALSKALADKGLKVILEPGRVIAGNAGILVGEVIYTKKTPTKDFLIVDAAMNDLVRPSLYQSYHRIAEVTQNNRPEIDYDVVGPICESGDFLAKDRMLPEMKQGELIAVFSAGAYGFTMSSNYNSRLRAAEIIVDGDDVIMARRRETYEDLLRLES; translated from the coding sequence ATGCATCATTTTGAAATTAAAAATAATGAACTGCATGCTGAAAACATCAGCATCACCGAACTTGCCAAAGAGTACGGTACCCCGCTCTATATTTATTCCGCAGCCACCCTGCGCAGACATTTTGAAGCTTTCGATTCCGCATTCACCGGGCTCGATCACATGACCTGCTACTCAGTAAAGGCAAACTCCAACCTGAGCGTGCTCAAGCTTTTAGCTGAAATGGGCGCAGGTATGGATATTGTCTCCGGCGGCGAACTCTTCCGCGCTCTTAAAGCGGGTGTTCCTGCCAGCAAAATCGTATTTTCCGGCGTAGGTAAAAAGGCATACGAAATTGCCGAAGCCCTTAAAGCAGACATCCTCATGTTCAACGTTGAATCCGTTGGCGAGATGCATCGCATTAATGAAGTTGCCGAATCCATGAACAAGACCGCACGTATCAGCTTCCGCATTAACCCGGATGTTGATCCTAAAACTCATCCCTACATTTCCACCGGGATGAAAAAGAACAAATTCGGTCTGGATATGGAAACTGCCAAGGAAGCTTACAAGACAGCAAAAGAGCTTTCCAACGTATCTCCCATCGGCATGGACTGCCATATCGGTTCACAGCTGACCACCATCGAGCCGTTCCTCGAAGCCCTCGACAAGCTGCTCGCATTCCGTGACGAGCTCGGCGCAATGGGTATTGAGATTGAACACCTTGACCTCGGCGGCGGACTCGGTATCACTTATGATGAAGAAGAACCGCCTCATCCTAAAGAATTCGGCGAAGCACTGAGCAAGGCTCTGGCTGACAAAGGACTTAAAGTAATACTTGAACCCGGCCGCGTAATTGCCGGTAACGCAGGTATTCTCGTAGGTGAAGTCATCTACACCAAGAAGACTCCTACTAAAGATTTCCTCATCGTTGATGCTGCTATGAATGACTTGGTACGCCCTTCCCTGTACCAGTCCTATCACCGCATTGCCGAGGTTACCCAGAATAATCGTCCTGAAATTGATTACGATGTTGTGGGCCCCATCTGCGAGTCCGGTGACTTCCTCGCTAAAGACCGCATGTTGCCTGAAATGAAACAGGGTGAACTCATCGCTGTATTCTCTGCCGGTGCGTACGGCTTTACCATGTCTTCCAACTACAACTCCCGCCTGCGTGCAGCAGAAATCATTGTTGACGGCGATGACGTCATCATGGCCCGCAGAAGGGAAACTTACGAAGACCTGCTTAGACTGGAATCTTAG
- a CDS encoding 16S rRNA (uracil(1498)-N(3))-methyltransferase: MARLNSFYLPPEDWDAPFILQGGEAKHLGKVLRTRVGDTVRLFDGCGRDGLFTVTEITKSKVQLELNEEHFIADPRNLTLAIGWNKSSRRNWILEKSVELQTHGLIFYQSEFSQGKVPAETKESWNEKLVAAAKQCGNAWLPELQTVPGSIEKLIEFSASYDNKLFLYEKADNDTVPNNSVFAAESTLAVIGPEGGFSPREAELLIENGFKPVSLGSSILRWETAALLCMGTAYLESQK; the protein is encoded by the coding sequence ATGGCAAGACTTAATTCATTCTACTTACCTCCTGAAGATTGGGACGCTCCTTTTATACTTCAAGGCGGCGAGGCAAAACATCTTGGCAAAGTGCTGCGCACCCGAGTTGGTGATACCGTGCGTCTCTTTGACGGCTGCGGTCGCGATGGCCTGTTCACAGTTACCGAGATAACCAAAAGCAAAGTTCAGCTTGAGTTGAATGAAGAACACTTTATTGCAGATCCGCGCAACTTAACCCTTGCCATCGGCTGGAATAAATCAAGCCGGCGCAATTGGATTTTGGAAAAATCCGTTGAATTGCAGACGCATGGACTTATCTTTTATCAAAGTGAATTCAGTCAGGGCAAAGTTCCTGCCGAGACAAAAGAAAGCTGGAATGAAAAGCTTGTAGCTGCTGCCAAACAGTGTGGTAATGCATGGTTGCCTGAACTTCAGACAGTGCCCGGATCAATTGAAAAACTTATCGAATTTTCCGCGTCCTACGACAATAAGCTTTTCTTGTATGAGAAAGCGGATAACGATACGGTGCCGAATAATTCTGTTTTTGCTGCTGAATCCACTCTGGCCGTAATTGGTCCTGAAGGCGGTTTCAGTCCGCGTGAAGCAGAATTATTAATTGAAAACGGATTCAAACCTGTCAGCCTTGGTAGCTCAATCCTGCGCTGGGAAACAGCCGCCCTGCTCTGCATGGGTACTGCATATCTGGAAAGCCAGAAATAA